A genome region from Coprococcus phoceensis includes the following:
- a CDS encoding alpha/beta fold hydrolase, whose translation MKNGILKEQDYQEQMEHVVEPYLHSKERELWLEREHGKQIYVRCYQAKKARGVVLISHGFTETSEKYKELIYYFLRGGYHVYIPEHCGHGRSYRLVEDPSLVHVDSYKRYVADLLFVARTAKKEHKNLKLYLFGHSMGGGIAAAAVAAKPKLFERLVLSSPMIRPLSGKVPWHDARTIATAFCKAGQAKRYVAGQKPYSGPRRFENSSSTSRVRYEYYRAKKEKEPLFQMNAASYGWLHAAACLNRDLQRDGVRRIRIPVILFQSEHDHLVSKKEQVRFILKLNQNGNTYAKLVRVPGTRHEIWGADEKILRGYLGMIFRFLSGQK comes from the coding sequence ATGAAAAATGGTATTTTAAAAGAACAGGACTATCAGGAACAGATGGAACATGTTGTAGAGCCGTATTTGCATTCTAAAGAGCGGGAGCTGTGGCTTGAAAGAGAGCACGGGAAACAGATTTATGTAAGGTGTTATCAGGCAAAGAAGGCGAGAGGAGTTGTTTTAATCTCGCATGGATTTACGGAGACGAGCGAGAAGTACAAGGAGTTGATCTACTATTTTCTGAGAGGCGGATATCATGTGTATATACCGGAGCACTGTGGGCATGGACGCAGTTATCGTCTGGTGGAGGATCCGTCGCTTGTACATGTGGATTCTTACAAGCGGTATGTGGCAGATCTTTTATTTGTGGCAAGGACAGCGAAAAAAGAGCATAAAAATCTAAAACTATATCTGTTCGGGCATTCTATGGGAGGCGGTATTGCAGCAGCCGCAGTGGCAGCGAAGCCGAAATTATTCGAAAGACTGGTCCTGTCTTCGCCTATGATACGTCCTTTGAGCGGGAAAGTACCGTGGCATGATGCGCGAACGATTGCGACAGCTTTTTGTAAAGCAGGGCAGGCAAAGCGGTATGTGGCAGGACAGAAGCCTTACAGTGGACCGAGAAGGTTTGAAAATAGTTCGTCCACCTCAAGAGTTCGCTATGAATATTATCGGGCAAAGAAAGAGAAGGAGCCGTTGTTTCAGATGAATGCGGCATCGTATGGCTGGCTTCATGCGGCAGCATGTCTGAACAGGGATCTTCAAAGAGATGGAGTCAGACGGATTCGAATACCGGTTATCTTATTTCAGTCAGAACATGATCATTTGGTATCGAAAAAGGAACAGGTACGGTTTATATTAAAATTGAACCAAAATGGAAATACATATGCAAAGCTTGTGCGGGTACCTGGGACAAGACATGAGATATGGGGAGCAGATGAGAAGATTTTAAGAGGATATCTTGGAATGATCTTCCGGTTTTTATCGGGACAAAAATAA
- a CDS encoding exonuclease SbcCD subunit D, which translates to MRLIHTADWHLGKHIEGHSRLEEQELFLEDFVNIVKERDADVVLIAGDIYDSSNPPAKAEQLFYDTLKKISDGGRRLTIVIAGNHDNPERLVSATPLAMEHGIIMVGTPKTVIPKGQYGSWKVCRSGEGYIKIERKSEQAVVLTVPFPSEKRLEEVLHSEMESEEIQLETYNERLRCLFDRLADQFEEETVNIIVSHLFVMDSLEEGSERSIQLGGSYLADPDIFPKLADYVALGHIHRPQSVPGHPNIRYSGSPIEYRKGEERYPKQVLCVDIRKGEPVKVEPIELKQYKPIEVWRCTSISEAIMVCEENRDKNCWVYLEIETERAILEDEIKKMKQTKKDILEIHPILREKDTEEAETSWKDRPFPEVFAEFYRRERGVEMSEETRDMLLKLCEEEEPHETD; encoded by the coding sequence ATGAGACTGATACATACAGCAGACTGGCATCTCGGAAAACATATTGAAGGTCACAGCCGGTTGGAGGAACAAGAACTGTTTTTAGAGGATTTTGTGAATATCGTGAAAGAAAGAGATGCAGATGTTGTTCTGATTGCCGGCGATATCTATGATTCCTCGAATCCACCGGCGAAAGCGGAACAGTTGTTTTATGATACACTGAAAAAGATTTCAGACGGAGGCAGAAGACTTACGATTGTGATTGCGGGCAATCATGATAACCCGGAGCGTCTTGTGTCGGCGACACCGCTTGCGATGGAGCATGGAATCATCATGGTGGGAACACCAAAGACGGTGATTCCAAAAGGGCAGTATGGAAGCTGGAAGGTCTGCAGAAGTGGAGAAGGATACATTAAGATTGAGAGAAAATCTGAGCAAGCGGTCGTTTTGACCGTGCCGTTTCCAAGTGAGAAAAGGCTGGAAGAGGTACTTCATTCGGAGATGGAATCGGAAGAAATACAATTGGAAACGTATAATGAGAGGCTGAGGTGTCTGTTTGACAGACTGGCAGATCAGTTTGAAGAAGAGACGGTCAATATCATCGTCTCTCATTTGTTTGTAATGGATAGTTTGGAAGAAGGTTCTGAAAGAAGCATACAGCTTGGAGGAAGTTATCTGGCAGATCCGGATATTTTTCCGAAGCTTGCAGATTATGTGGCACTTGGGCATATTCACAGACCGCAAAGTGTTCCGGGACACCCGAATATTCGCTACTCCGGTTCACCGATCGAGTATCGGAAAGGAGAAGAACGTTACCCAAAACAAGTGCTGTGTGTGGATATCAGAAAGGGCGAACCGGTTAAAGTTGAGCCGATCGAATTAAAACAGTACAAACCAATCGAGGTGTGGAGATGCACGAGTATATCGGAGGCAATCATGGTCTGTGAGGAGAACCGGGACAAGAACTGCTGGGTGTACTTGGAAATTGAGACAGAGCGCGCCATTTTGGAAGATGAGATCAAGAAGATGAAGCAGACGAAAAAGGATATCCTGGAAATCCACCCGATCTTGCGGGAAAAAGACACGGAAGAGGCAGAGACATCGTGGAAGGATCGTCCGTTTCCGGAAGTGTTTGCAGAATTTTACAGACGGGAACGTGGTGTGGAGATGTCTGAAGAGACGCGGGATATGCTGCTGAAACTATGTGAAGAGGAGGAGCCGCATGAGACCGATTAA
- the fliB gene encoding flagellin lysine-N-methylase → MKYTIPHYFEQFRCTAAECVDTCCAGWAIMIDEKSLEKYKNTEGALGNRLHNSIDWEEGSFQQYEKRCAFLNEENLCDLHLEGGEEMLCDTCRNYPRHMEEFDGLREGSLSLSCIEAAKIILGCKDPVQFITMEDDTEDEEDEEFDFLLFTKLMDAREAILKMLQNREVDICVRMGMVLNLSKEIQIAVDHGELFQIDELLKDFGEMDSLLEMQKQIGEDPMGENEYCSEMRKMFRTFSKLEVLKEDWPEYVRKAERLLFGEGQREYLERRKAFHKAIGLKSASYDVWSCLLEQLMVYFVFTYFCGAVYDDHILGKMQTAVVSTILIQELAQAVWQEKQEAFTFMDFVDVAHRYSREIEHSDINLLRLEKLFDRLPLFQPKQLIRILSV, encoded by the coding sequence ATGAAATATACAATACCACATTATTTTGAACAATTTCGCTGTACAGCAGCAGAATGTGTGGATACCTGCTGTGCAGGATGGGCGATTATGATTGATGAGAAATCATTAGAAAAATATAAAAATACAGAGGGGGCTTTGGGAAACCGCCTTCACAATTCAATCGACTGGGAGGAAGGAAGTTTCCAACAGTATGAGAAAAGATGTGCATTCTTGAATGAAGAAAATCTCTGTGATCTGCATTTGGAGGGCGGCGAGGAGATGTTGTGTGACACGTGCAGAAATTATCCGAGACATATGGAGGAGTTTGACGGTCTGCGGGAAGGCTCTCTGTCGCTGTCTTGTATTGAGGCGGCGAAGATTATTTTAGGATGTAAGGATCCGGTTCAGTTTATTACGATGGAAGATGACACCGAGGATGAAGAAGATGAAGAGTTTGATTTTCTGTTATTTACAAAATTGATGGATGCACGAGAGGCAATTCTTAAGATGCTGCAGAACAGGGAAGTTGATATCTGTGTACGTATGGGAATGGTCTTAAATCTTTCAAAAGAGATCCAGATTGCGGTGGATCATGGAGAATTATTCCAGATTGATGAGTTGTTGAAAGATTTCGGAGAGATGGATTCTTTGCTTGAAATGCAAAAACAGATCGGGGAAGATCCAATGGGCGAGAATGAATATTGCAGTGAGATGCGCAAGATGTTCCGCACATTTTCCAAGTTGGAAGTGCTGAAGGAAGATTGGCCGGAGTATGTAAGAAAGGCGGAAAGGCTTCTGTTTGGAGAAGGACAGCGGGAATATCTAGAAAGGCGTAAGGCATTCCACAAAGCGATTGGATTAAAAAGTGCTTCCTACGATGTGTGGTCGTGTCTGCTGGAGCAATTGATGGTATACTTTGTGTTTACTTATTTCTGCGGAGCGGTCTATGATGATCACATTCTTGGAAAGATGCAGACAGCTGTGGTCAGTACTATATTGATTCAGGAATTGGCGCAGGCAGTTTGGCAGGAAAAACAGGAGGCGTTTACGTTTATGGATTTTGTAGATGTGGCGCACCGTTACTCCAGAGAGATTGAACATTCTGATATTAATCTGCTGAGGCTTGAAAAACTGTTTGACAGGCTGCCGCTGTTTCAGCCAAAACAATTGATTCGCATTTTATCTGTATAA
- the rsmH gene encoding 16S rRNA (cytosine(1402)-N(4))-methyltransferase RsmH: MENQEKQHKRRVRYKGTHPRSYKEKYKELNPEKYPETVEKVIGKGGTPAGMHISICVKEILDFFQIEPGQKGLDATLGYGGHTLEMLKCLKGEGHLYALDIDPIESVKTKERLKNLGYGEEMLSIRHLNFADIDQVVEEAGPFDFILADLGVSSMQIDNPDRGFTYKSEGSLDLRLNPEKGESAAERLKNVTEDELEGMLVENSDEPYAAEIAQQVMKKLRQGEMIDTTTKLYETIEEALSFIPEKERKEAVKKSCQRTFQALRIDVNSEFEVLYALMEKLPSALKSGGKVAILTFHSGEDRIVKKAFKEWKKAGVYSEIANDVIRPSAKECVRNSRAKSTKMRWAIKA; the protein is encoded by the coding sequence ATGGAAAATCAGGAAAAACAACATAAACGGCGAGTGCGTTATAAAGGCACCCACCCAAGAAGTTATAAAGAAAAGTATAAAGAGCTGAATCCGGAAAAATATCCGGAGACCGTTGAAAAAGTAATCGGAAAGGGCGGGACTCCCGCCGGGATGCATATTTCTATCTGTGTAAAAGAAATTTTGGATTTTTTCCAGATAGAACCGGGACAGAAAGGGTTGGATGCAACCCTTGGATATGGCGGTCACACATTGGAAATGTTAAAATGTCTCAAAGGTGAAGGGCATCTGTATGCGCTCGACATTGATCCGATTGAGTCGGTGAAGACAAAAGAACGTTTGAAGAACCTTGGATACGGAGAAGAGATGCTTTCTATCCGTCATTTGAATTTTGCCGACATTGATCAGGTTGTCGAAGAAGCCGGACCGTTTGACTTTATTCTTGCAGATCTCGGAGTATCGTCCATGCAGATTGACAATCCGGATAGAGGATTTACATACAAAAGCGAAGGATCTTTGGATCTGCGTCTGAATCCGGAAAAGGGAGAATCTGCCGCAGAACGCTTAAAAAATGTGACGGAAGACGAATTGGAAGGAATGCTTGTGGAGAATTCGGATGAACCATATGCGGCAGAGATTGCACAGCAGGTTATGAAAAAACTCAGACAGGGAGAAATGATTGACACGACAACTAAATTGTATGAGACGATAGAGGAGGCGCTTTCGTTCATTCCGGAGAAAGAACGGAAAGAGGCAGTGAAAAAGTCATGCCAGAGAACTTTTCAGGCACTTCGAATCGATGTAAATAGTGAGTTTGAAGTGTTGTATGCATTGATGGAAAAGCTCCCAAGCGCTCTGAAAAGTGGTGGTAAAGTGGCGATTTTAACATTCCATTCCGGGGAAGACAGAATTGTGAAGAAGGCATTCAAAGAGTGGAAAAAGGCCGGTGTTTACAGTGAGATTGCAAATGATGTCATCCGACCGTCTGCAAAGGAATGTGTCCGTAACAGCCGGGCGAAATCAACGAAGATGAGATGGGCGATCAAGGCATAA
- a CDS encoding [Fe-Fe] hydrogenase large subunit C-terminal domain-containing protein, translating into MKTFQQLYEDLLRQKVSVEEPLPKEYDPKHLDCLLYPEEYAPVISTDTCADCFERACQKSCIFDAIETGKEGELFINPSRCEGCAACIDACKSNHLAASKDVLPAMRAVRNASGPVYLMIAPAFSGQFRGHVTAGKLRSACKALGFTGMVEVALFADILTLKEALEFERHVREPGDFQLTSCCCPVWIAMIRKRYHELLPHVPGAVSPMVACGRFLKRIHPDAVTIFAGPCLAKKKEAKEPDIADAVDYVLTFQEMQDIFDAAEISLEELPEEEKEHASKAGRLYARTGGVSQAVEEMVRQLSPDGKIGVRCEQANGTKECMEMMRRIQNKETDANFFEGMGCVGGCVGGPKAIIDSEKGKRYVDEYAKNSIYQTPLENPYVRKLLEELGFETVEELLEDNTLLTREF; encoded by the coding sequence ATGAAAACATTTCAGCAATTATACGAAGATTTGCTGCGGCAAAAAGTTTCGGTGGAGGAGCCGCTGCCGAAGGAATATGATCCAAAGCATCTGGATTGTCTTTTGTATCCGGAAGAATACGCCCCTGTTATTTCGACGGATACATGCGCAGATTGTTTCGAGAGAGCATGCCAGAAAAGCTGCATATTTGATGCGATTGAGACAGGAAAAGAAGGAGAGCTTTTTATCAATCCGTCACGTTGTGAGGGGTGCGCAGCCTGCATAGACGCATGTAAATCCAATCATCTTGCAGCAAGTAAAGATGTGCTTCCGGCGATGAGAGCGGTGCGAAATGCAAGTGGTCCTGTTTATCTGATGATTGCTCCGGCATTTTCCGGACAGTTTCGCGGGCATGTGACGGCGGGAAAATTAAGAAGTGCGTGCAAAGCGCTTGGATTTACCGGAATGGTGGAGGTGGCATTGTTTGCAGATATTCTGACACTGAAAGAAGCGCTGGAGTTTGAACGACATGTCAGAGAGCCGGGCGATTTTCAGCTCACAAGCTGTTGCTGTCCGGTTTGGATCGCAATGATCCGAAAGAGGTATCACGAATTATTACCGCATGTTCCAGGGGCAGTCTCTCCGATGGTTGCCTGCGGACGGTTTTTGAAGCGAATCCATCCGGATGCGGTGACGATATTTGCAGGTCCTTGTCTTGCAAAGAAAAAAGAGGCAAAAGAGCCTGATATTGCTGATGCGGTGGATTATGTGCTCACCTTTCAGGAAATGCAGGATATATTTGATGCGGCAGAGATTTCTTTGGAAGAACTTCCTGAGGAGGAAAAAGAACATGCTTCGAAAGCAGGCAGGCTGTATGCTCGTACAGGCGGAGTGAGTCAGGCAGTGGAGGAGATGGTGCGGCAGCTTTCGCCGGATGGAAAGATCGGTGTTCGCTGTGAACAGGCGAATGGAACAAAAGAGTGTATGGAGATGATGAGGCGCATTCAAAATAAAGAGACAGATGCGAATTTTTTTGAGGGGATGGGATGCGTTGGCGGCTGTGTGGGAGGTCCGAAAGCAATCATAGACAGTGAAAAAGGGAAGCGGTATGTGGACGAGTATGCAAAAAACTCAATCTACCAGACGCCGCTTGAAAATCCTTATGTACGAAAGCTGCTAGAGGAGCTTGGATTTGAAACCGTGGAAGAACTTTTGGAGGACAACACGCTGCTGACCAGAGAATTTTAG